A window of Methanobrevibacter sp. genomic DNA:
CTTTTGTATATATCTAATCAATTTGGCTTCTGTTTCCTTATCCATATTCACACCTCAAAGCTTGTTTCCACAATTCATACAAAACGAATCTCCCTCATTAACCAAACTTCCACATTTACCACATTTTAATTCAACTTCAAATTTAGCCCCACATACAGTGCAGAATTTATCATCAGCATTTGCCCGAGTTCCACATTCCTGGCAATATTTAACATTATCATTAATCAAATGATAATCCTTAAATTCCTCTTTTGGCTTTGGAGTATTTCTCAAGACAGGCTGAGAGTAAAAATCAGTTCCGTTTTCAATTTCCATAATCAATTCATTCATTGAAGCAATCCTTTTTGAATCGGCAGGATGTGTTGAGAAAAAATCATGCTCATTAGAGTTTTGCTCGGACATTGACTGCCAAAATGCAGGAATATCTGAAATATCATAACCTGCCCAATGAATCATCAGCATGCCCAAACGGTCCGCTTCAAGCTCCTGGTCCCTTCCCCAGGGATTCATTAGGAAAAATTGCGAACCGATGCTTGCAACATTAGTGGCTGCACGGGTCAGGGAACCTAGTGAACCCAAACCAACAAGATCCATCGCAATACTTCCAATCCAAGCGGCAGAAGCTATTGTATTTTGTGCATTTTGAGCACTGATTCTTGTTCTTGAATGATCTAGAAGTGCATGGGCCATTTCATGGCCTAAAATGAAAGCTACTTTTTCTTCGGTGTTTGCAACAGATAAAATTCCTGAAAACATTACGATTTTGCCTCCAGGCATACAGAAAGCATTGACAGTGTCATCTGCAACCAAGTGAAAATCCCAATCATAATAATCCTCAACATAATCCAATCTTCCGATTTTTGAAAGATATGACTCAACGGCCTGAATTAGCTTTATTGCAACATTTCTAACTATCTGTCCGTTTTGAGTATTATCCAATAGTTGAACCTGATTGATCATGCTGTAATATTCATTATATGAATCTTTAAGAAACTTGTCATCATTGACCATGTCAAAATGAGATTTTCCGGTAAATGGGTTTATGCTACTTCGGTCATCCTTCGCCATACTATATTTTATTATCACCTTGTGTATAAAAACTTTTTTGAAAATAGTTTTATTTTCTTAAAAAAATGTAAAAGTAAAAACTGCTCGTAAAAAAGTCGAATTTCAATAATATTTATATAATTTAATAATAAAAAATCATATATGAGAACAATTTAATTGTATCTTATAAGATTTATATTTAATTAAAAATTTAATTCTTAAAAATTAAAACGTGGGAATTAAAATGAAAAGGACAAAAAAATTAATCATAGCTATTCTTTTAGTTGTTCTTATAGGACTTTTAGCTTCAATTTACGGAGCATTAAATTCAGGTCCTGATTTATCACAGGAAGATAAGGATATCCTTATATTGGCTGCTGATAAATACGAACAATCCAACGGGGGAGTGGACATGGCATTTATGATTCATTTGGAAAACGGTAGTTTTGCAAACTACACTCCAGTCTATCCTGGTGGAATGACACACCCAACTCAGCCCGCATCAAGTGCCCTGGGTGGTGGAAAAATGTTCCTTCACGACAGTCTTTATGATGGTGTGGAAGATGGTATGCAATATGCAAAAGAAATTATAGAATACAATACCAACATGACACCTGATGCAGTAGTTCTTGTCTATGATGAAGGAGTAGACAATGTAATCGATTCCATTCGTCCATTAGAAGTTGATGGAAAAGTGACAAACCTTAGTGCAACTGACATCATTCGTGAAAACGATGCTTATAACGGATATGCAGGTAACGAAGGAGTTACAGGAACAATGTCCAGATCCGATGCAGTAATGGTGCTTGTTAAAGCATTGGCTCAAGCAGCCGCAGACCCTGACAAGAAAGCAACTATGGTTAAAGCAGCATTAGATGAATATTCCAAAGGCAACATCATAATGCAACCAGAAGGTTCATTTACAAAATTGCTTGCCACTAAAGGAATAGAAAGCATAGGATCATAACAAAATCTTTAAAGGATTATTCTAATCCTTTAAACAACTTTTTTTATTTTTAATATACATACTATTTTTTAGAAGCGAAATGATTATGAAAAAGATTTTTCTATTTTTAGTGATATTCACATTACTTGCAGGTTGTGTTTACGCAACTCAAACCGTTGAGATAAACAATGTCACATTTGAAATACCTTCAAAATACTCAGGTGGCGAGATAGATGATGATGAATACGAATTGGACAACGTTTTTTCAATCAGATGCATTGATGAGGATGTTGCAGGAAAAATTGGTCTGTGGGCAGTTGAAAAGGATTCAAGTGAGGATTTAAATATCAACAATCACCCGGTAAGGCATTTCAGCCAATACAACAAGTATGTCGGAGGCAACCATTCACATGCATATTTCGCATCAGGCAAATCGGTTTACGAGATTGCATGGACAGACAAGGAAATTAATTCAGACATTGAAAAGTTGATTAAAAGCACACCACAAAGTAAAATAGATGATGAATCCTTTTATAATGCATTGGATGAAAGTGTAAATATATACAAACGGGAAAAAATTGACAAATTGAATCAAGAATCCGAGTATAATTATCTTGAATCAAAATACCTTTCACAAAGCAATCCTCAAAAAACGGATGATACCAGATTTAAGGAGATATTATTTACTTATTATCTGAATAGATAATAAATTAATATTTAAAACAATTTTTAGGTTATACCTACTAATATTAAGTTGAATCAACATTACTTTTAACCATCAGGTATCTGAAAAAATTAGTGAATGCATACGAACTTGAATAATTTCATTTGCCACCAACTGTCAATTAAAATACTATAAGAATTGACACATAAAAATAAGACATAAAGAGCAAAAGCATTGAATGCAATAGTCCATAAGATATTATTTGACAGTTTTGAAGTTAGTAAAAAAAGAAAGAGGTAAGTGACTAGAAGCAAGTTACTTTTTAAATTGCTTAATTAATTAATCTTAACTTTTTAGCGGTTTTTTCATCAACATACCCGTTCCATTGCCTGCATAAGTCGCAGTAATTGAGTAATTGTTGGGAATATAAATAGTAAAATTTAACTGATGTAATGCGAGGTGTGTTTTTCATATTATAATGGGATTTATATTACAGTTATAGTAATTTATCAAAATAGAAAACAAGAAAAACAAACTGATGGTGGAACTTGA
This region includes:
- a CDS encoding M48 family metallopeptidase; translated protein: MAKDDRSSINPFTGKSHFDMVNDDKFLKDSYNEYYSMINQVQLLDNTQNGQIVRNVAIKLIQAVESYLSKIGRLDYVEDYYDWDFHLVADDTVNAFCMPGGKIVMFSGILSVANTEEKVAFILGHEMAHALLDHSRTRISAQNAQNTIASAAWIGSIAMDLVGLGSLGSLTRAATNVASIGSQFFLMNPWGRDQELEADRLGMLMIHWAGYDISDIPAFWQSMSEQNSNEHDFFSTHPADSKRIASMNELIMEIENGTDFYSQPVLRNTPKPKEEFKDYHLINDNVKYCQECGTRANADDKFCTVCGAKFEVELKCGKCGSLVNEGDSFCMNCGNKL
- a CDS encoding DUF4012 domain-containing protein: MKRTKKLIIAILLVVLIGLLASIYGALNSGPDLSQEDKDILILAADKYEQSNGGVDMAFMIHLENGSFANYTPVYPGGMTHPTQPASSALGGGKMFLHDSLYDGVEDGMQYAKEIIEYNTNMTPDAVVLVYDEGVDNVIDSIRPLEVDGKVTNLSATDIIRENDAYNGYAGNEGVTGTMSRSDAVMVLVKALAQAAADPDKKATMVKAALDEYSKGNIIMQPEGSFTKLLATKGIESIGS